In Phaseolus vulgaris cultivar G19833 chromosome 3, P. vulgaris v2.0, whole genome shotgun sequence, the sequence CACCTCTGTACATATTATCTGCCATCTACTTGGCTGAGGGAACACCCAAATCATTCAATAATTTGTTGCATAACTGTACCACATGAAGAAGAAAACATCAGTCTCTGATTTCAGCAGATGAATAGAGAAAAAGAGTACAGACAAAATACCTGTTTATATACAGAAGCATCTCCACAAGACTTCCTTAGTTCTACCACGTACAATGATAGGCTTATTTCAAACACCTGTTATATTTGAAATAAGGTTACTTTTCTTAGCATTAACAAACTATATGTAAAGATTAGCTCATTCTAAACATGCATACCTCTACTGTCACTGAAAGGCATCCGACAGTTTTCTGCACCTTGTTCTCCCAACTCACTTTCAACTGAAATATTAAATTgttaatgttatttaatttcAGTTCATTTGCAAGATTGTCAGAAATAAAAGCAGTCTTAACCAACATACTTTGCCATTTTTCCTCTGGACTATAAATTCCATTTCTGTCACAGTGTCCTCAATCCTCTCAATCAGATCTTTAACTGAAAGATTCGATGTAAATCTTATCTTTCTCTCAGAGACATCCTGTTAATCAAACCACATTGTGcataaaacttaaattttttaagtaGATGGTGACTGTTTAAAGACAGGAAAGTTGTGCACAAGATTTGTAATGTAGAAATTGAAATGCATTGAGAAGGGTTGGTGATCCTGAAATTCATGCTCACCTCTTTTTCAAAGAAGCCAGAGAGGTCTAGGCATGAAGACATCCCTATCAACTGAAATGCATTGAGAAGGGTCGGTGATCCTGAATCTTCTGCTTCATTTGGCTATCACCACGGGAATAGTTTTAGAttacaagagaaaaacaaaaaagagagGGTGAAAGGGTGAAAGTATAATACCTCTTCATGGATGTAAAAGGCTTCATTGTCAACATATACATCCTCATCTTCAGGATTTGCTGGAACATAGCCCTTCTTAAACCACGGATCTTCTTTGATCCCAGCTATTGTTATCCGTTTTTCAGGGTTGGGATCAAGAATCCTCTTTATCAAGTTTTGGGCACCTGGTGATAGCCATTTTGGTATCTGAACATCTCCTTTGAAAATCTATATTATCCCTCGCAGACAAAAAAGTGTGAATTCATCTATGAAACGAATATACTAACTATGTGAAAGAACATTGTAGCAGAATATGAATATACCTTCTGATAGAGAACTACCATATTTCTATCATCAAAAGGAAGGCATCCTGTTAGGATTACATATAACAAAACACCACATGACCATGCATCTGATGTTGCACCATCATAGCCCTTATTAGCAAGAACCTCAGGTGCAACATAATTGGGACTTCCACAAGTTGTATGCAGCAATCCATCTTCCTGAAAATTTTCACATGGTTAAGCAAGTAACAAAAATGATATGCTTTACCCAAAGTGGTTGAAAGCATAGTAACATCTTACCCTAAGATGCTGGGGTAAAGCACTAAGACCAAAATCAGTTATTTTCAAGTTTCCTTTGTTATCCACCAGTACATTCTCAAGCTGCAAGGACATAGCAGCACTTGTGTAAAAAATGCAAGACAAAAGATAACTATGTGATGCAATTTTTTGAAGTTGAAAAGGGAGAAAAAGAACCTTGAGATCCCTGTGGAAGACACCTTTACTGTGGCAGTAGCTCAGCCCATCAATCAACTGTTGGAACAGCTTTCTACCTTCACCTTCCGAACGTTTAGCTTTGGATGCCTATGAATACAATTAATTCATCAAATGCCATTGGTCATAAATCACAAGAGGAAACATGTTACCATGAAGCATTTTTACACCACTATAAATTTTTAACTCTGAATCCCAAAATCAATAACAAAGTAACTTAGTCTTACAATTATGTCAAATAACTCCCCTCCATTCACGTACTCAAGTACCATATAAATTCTTGTTTTGCTAGCCAAGACCTGCGTGATTATAATAATTGCCTATCATAATTAGAAGCATCAATGATAGAAATGCATGCGACAATTGTAAGTTCCAGAGTAAAGATTACTCTaccaaatacataaataaataaataaataaaacgcAGTAGCTTACTTTAATGTTAAGGGTTCAACCCATAACCTTTTTATCAAGAGAAACAGAAGCAATAAAATAGGGAACAAAATTTATACGCATATGGTGGGACCATCGGGTTTGAATCAAATATGTGCTCATGACGTACTTAATCACGTCTCATGCaatattttcttaattgtgGACATTTTCACAATTGTGATAAATAATaagttttaaagaaattaataatactttattattatttatcataCATATTCTAATAATTTATCTGTCAAACTCTGAATGAATatagaaaaatgaaataaaactaTTTGTCACCGTCCGTGCCATTTAATTAATGTATGTGATATCAGAATGGTAGGAACTCACTCAGTTCAACATCAACAAAACCCATTCATGAACTCAACTATGCATAATAATTGATTCAATAAAAAGGTAGTAGGAAAATGGTAGAGAGATAAACACATGTAATAACCTAGGGTTGCCATGAGTGTTCAGTGCAAttaacattaaattaaatatatacatacacACAGTATGACATGGGAGTGAGGTAAAGAGAGGTAAAAagttattgtaaaaaaattaatctaatatgtttattaattacactttttaagttttttaaatttaaattatgtatgattttaatttttttaaaattaattcctTTGTTTATCCAAACAAAAGCATGTGCTATACTaatagttttttgttttttcctaCAAAAAGTAACTCTGACATGTCACCTACTGACATCAATAAACCTAATTTACAGGTCAGAATTTATGGATTATGTTTTTTACATCATTATGACCTAATAACGCTGCTATGCAGTTATAGGTGTTCAAAAGTCATCGTGAAAGAACAAAATTCTGCATCACTTCAAATGTTCATTGTTCATTCTGCTAAAACACAGTGCACATATGGTTAAGTTTTCGTTGTAATATATATCAGATCCAATGCCAGACGTAGGTTACCTGTCAGATCCGGAATTGGATTTGCATGTGAGACCCAATAGTAATTACTCACTACAAAAAAAGTTAACTACACTAACATTTTAACTTTTCTCTCTATATCCATCTTCTTTTATCCTTTTGTTAATTCtccttaattaatttaaaaacactACAAACTTATTCTTAAAAAGATTCCGTccacaaaaaaaatcagttaaTTTTGCAgggaaaataataatttagttttCTTATGCATTCAGATGTGAATTGGAATTTGCAAAAGTGGCATATAAGCTTCCATAAGATTAGTGAATGCAATAACCTGGGATTCGGATATTGTTTTTTCAATTGAAAAAGTACCTCGTTTAATCTGACAACGTTGGGATGTCTGAGGAGCTTTAAGGTGGCTATCTCCCTCTTTATCTGCAATTTTCACCAGAGAGACTCAAGTTATCTTATGATGTTATGGTGCATTTGAATGAAGATGAGTGAAGATGAGTTTTGACAGAAATCTgaatgaagaaagagaaaagcaagagagagagagagacctGGTTGGTAATGTTGAGATGGATGATCTTGTTCTTCTCAATGATCTTAACAGCAAAAGGTTGACCAGAATCAGTATGCTTAGCGAACTTGACTTTACCAAAGTTGCCTTCACCAAGGGTCCTACCCAACTCGTATTTCCCAAGTCgcattctttctttcttcttcttcttcttcttcttcttcttcttcttcttcttcttcttcttcttcttcttcttcttcttcttcttcttcttcttcttgtttttGCAAAATCCTTTTCTGCAAAGATTGCTCTAACTTCTCTTCTTCACCACAAAAACAATccaaaagaaagaaataggAAGGAAACAACCAATCTTGTTGCTTTCTGGAGAGGCAAGTGCCAATTTCGTCGCTCCTTTTTAGTTTTTCTTAACTACCTTACGACAAAGTGGACGACACAATTAAGGATGATTTCGTTAGATTTCCCCAACAGTACAAAAACCGAAAAGAAGATTTCAAATGCGTGAATTAGCCAAACAAGTTATCTACTGGGTGATTATGCTTTAGCATCACACTCACGCTTCACTTTTCCACCCATTGCTTTCTACAAACTTCACAATTCACACTGATTTATATACTTTGaaaactaattaatttaatattgaattacaaatttattattagtCAGGTATAGACTCTGAATGGAATTTTATGCAAATTTCTACTATAAtaagtaataattaatattttgtcaATTTTATATATCCTTTTCCATAATTTCTCATGGAAACATTTTCCTTAGCAATGATTAgtgttttatattataataattcaaGAGGATGTTAATTATTtgccttttttattattttttaaatccttGAGTGTTGGTTTTGTTACTtaagaaacaaaagaaacaGCAAGTGATGCCCTGCACGTAAAATATGTAGAATATGTTTCTTGCAATTCTCAGCCATTCATTCTTTTAACCATAAAAATTTTGTTAGGTTTGGTTTGTTGTAATCTAATTTACTGTCTTGTTAGGTTTGGTTTGTTGTAATCTAATTTACTGTCTTGTTAGGTTGTACAGTCACTCTCAAATCATTGTGAATGCATGTTTTAGCTTTAACAACGAATACTTCTATTTAACTAtatgatttaaaatttgaacatAATTCTGatatgaaatttttaatttttcattctgTCACTTTGTTGTTGTCCTCTTTCTTTTGTGGTTGAATTTCCAGTTTGGTGTAAGgtgtaaattaattttgagaTATAAAAAATGATGAATTGGACCATAAAGGAAAAACATGTTTTGGGTAAGATAGAAAAACTAGAAAGGTATAGTCAAGAGATGTTGGAGACATTTTAAATTAGAACACATTTTTGTGTCTTGTCCTCTCTTGATTTTTAggagttttagttataattgtttcttaaataatttatttaattatgaatatttaattatttcaattatttgGCTGATTTTATTAACTAATACCTTAATCTGAATGTTCTTTAAACGAAGttacattaattaaattaagtcTTGTGATCTATTTATATTAGTTTGGTTgattattgctgataaaaaaaagtttggttgattataaaaaagattattaAGGGGTTTTTGAGTTAGATGTAATTGTCTCTTGAAAATAatcttatattttctttaatgaATGCTAACGGATCcgaataatatgaataattaaattatttacagATATTGAAATAAGATGTATTACAATATTCATTCATTAGACTACTTACAATTTATTGGgttgataaaataaatttttacaatattaaaataatgtttaataaataaaagttataacagttttaatattcaaaagatatttttttatttacttgaaaattgaaagtgatttgtttaaatttaattttttttttaaaaatataaaaactttaatATTAACACAAGGCTATcagttattttatatatatacactcaTTAACATATactatttataaatatgaagtatttaataaaagtatataagatatcaacaaaacataaataaattaaaaatacatcaAACTTCAACTTCTTCGATTTTAAAAcattaagtctaactcaatcttaaaaaatcaacttataaaatgaagtttgtactcacttatatactatgaaatatttttatctctaatcgatgtgagatcttcaaTACAGTTCTTCGCGTTGAAATCTGttaactcgtgcgtgagactatataatATGAATGGTTAGATAGCAGTTGACttaatttacaaattttttgttggttattaattctgattttattactcTTAAACTATGATAccgttattattgcattaatggtcagtttatAGGGCGATTAATAtctattttatagcttccagtaattttaattttattatatatattattgaagtaaatcaaatgaataagatcagttCAGCAATTTTGCAATCTtttgcaattacgttcaatcagttgctacaaccttttgccttttgttatttccttcaattagttcctacaactAGTATCAAGAGCCAGTCTGCTATCATGAATtctacccaattatcagtccCTATTCTTGatgaaaaaattacaatcaGTGGTGTGTAcaaatgagagttttgtttgattatcataaGTTATGGATGTCGTTGAGAgtggagtgtctgcattagcggctaatgcaactgaggcgcaACGAGTAGCGCATCGTGATCAGAGGAAGAAGGACAATAAGGCTTTGTATCTCATTCATCAAGGGATGAATAACGAGATATTTGAGCAGATAAAAGGAGCAACAACTGCAAGTGAGACTTGGATCATTTTGtaaaccaattataaaggtgatgacaagatcaagagggtgcgtcttcaaaccctaagacgccaatatgaattgttgcagatggaaaccacagagactattgatgtctatataaataaagtttttgccttgacaaatcagatgaagaccaatggtcaaaggtggaaaagattttgagatctttaactcccagatttgaacatgttgttgccgcaattgaagaggccaatgacatttcaaaaatgacagtaaggttattATCTGGTTCTCTACGAGCGCATGAGCAgcggatgaatgacaataagattgaaaaatcaATTGAGCAGGCTCTACAAGCACAAGCCTctcaattggtagctcctatcataaacaTGATACTTATTCCAGCAAAGGTTGTGGTGGCCAGAATCATGGAGGCGCTGAGCAAAACAACTTTGGTTCCAATCACaatccaagttcaaataactATTGGTGCGGAGGACACGGTCGCGGAGGACGATGaggcatttataataaatcaaatgtggaGTGTTATAACTACCATAAACGCggccattatgcaaatgagtgcagatcaaaaggtgataatcatgctgccaattgtgctcaagaagatagTAATCACGCACAAGATGAAAAGGATCATGCAGTACTAATGgcagccacatcaaatgaaactccaaacaataagacttggtatttggataccGATTGCACAAATCATATGTGTGGTAAGAAGGAGttgtttgcagatttggatgacGCATTTCTCACAAAACtgaaattcggtgatggcagGTTCGTTAAGGTGACTAGAAAATGgcgaattcttatcacattgaacaatggtgatcacaggtacatctatgatgttttctatgtacgtgatatgaaaagtaatttgttgagtatgggAAAGTTAGCTGGAAAGGATTacgtgatgcacatagttgaaaataaattataaatttttgataaaaaaaaggtagtttgattcttaaaacctttttatcaaaaaaccgcATGTTTCCAGTAGATTTGCATATGGGTGATTTtaagtgcttgaatgcaatagtcaataatgaatcgtggttgtggcatttacgctttgggcacttaaattttcagagtttggaaaatctctccaaacgaaatttatttagtgaatggtttaccccatattcatcaccctgatcaTTTGTGTAAGACTtatttttggaaagaatcacaggataccatttgttaaggagtcttggcgtgcaaaatttcctttggagcttgttcatagagatgtttgtggcccgatgaacatatcatcagttggaggtaataaatattttttaacctttattgatgatttttcaaggaaaacctagatttatctattgaaaagcaaaggatgaggtattccactactttaaaatatttaaagcatttgttgaaagacagAGTGACAGAAaaattaagatggtgcgtagtgatggaggaggtgagtacaagtctaatgagttcaagaggcattgtgaagaacttgggttgcagCATAACATAACCtgtccctacacacctcaacacaatGGAGTTGctgaaagaaagaataaaacaaTCATGGGCATGGCGAGAAGCATGCTTAAAGcaaaaggtatgccaaattatttttgggttgaggccgtaacatgtgcggtatatttgataaacagatcacccactcggagtgctcctaacacaactccgattgaggcatggagtggattcaaacctaatgtgcaacacttgaaggtatttgggtcaattacttatgctcatgtccccaaggcagcaagatcgaagttggatgataaggcagtgaagaccattttcgttggatataagcatgggggatacaaactgtacaattcaatgacaaagaaggtgattgttagtcatgatgttacatttgccgaagatgaggaatggcaatggaatgcAGCAACTGAAATGGATTCAAAACAAcgatatatttatgttttgaatgatgatgtggaagatggagtcactcttgaagcacctacagttca encodes:
- the LOC137807079 gene encoding CBL-interacting serine/threonine-protein kinase 1 — encoded protein: MRLGKYELGRTLGEGNFGKVKFAKHTDSGQPFAVKIIEKNKIIHLNITNQIKREIATLKLLRHPNVVRLNEVLASKTRIYMVLEYVNGGELFDIIASKAKRSEGEGRKLFQQLIDGLSYCHSKGVFHRDLKLENVLVDNKGNLKITDFGLSALPQHLREDGLLHTTCGSPNYVAPEVLANKGYDGATSDAWSCGVLLYVILTGCLPFDDRNMVVLYQKIFKGDVQIPKWLSPGAQNLIKRILDPNPEKRITIAGIKEDPWFKKGYVPANPEDEDVYVDNEAFYIHEEPNEAEDSGSPTLLNAFQLIGMSSCLDLSGFFEKEDVSERKIRFTSNLSVKDLIERIEDTVTEMEFIVQRKNGKLKVSWENKVQKTVGCLSVTVEVFEISLSLYVVELRKSCGDASVYKQLCNKLLNDLGVPSAK